The following are encoded in a window of Tessaracoccus flavescens genomic DNA:
- a CDS encoding integrase catalytic domain-containing protein, protein MAARVEITKKYAKAYAAAPKKGKSQILDHVVEITGWNRDHARQQLVARLKQAPGRATATVAVIDRRKTKACKYSYDARLILQRVWAASGGSCGQYLAASMSDLIDAMEAEGELVPSQDRYSAEVRAELESMSAATIDRYLAPARAKDPIRGKTATKPGSLLRNSITVRKAGDEVEAEPGFFEVDTVAHCGPTLKGEFARSVNFTDMHTGWSFTYSIRNNAHLHIRTAFDHFIAQVPFAVTGIDCDNGSEFINHDLIGWAGQREVFFTRSRPYKKNDQATIESKNNHLVRRYGFYHRYDTATELALLNQLWPLVNDRLNFFTPTKKPEGWATDTVGRRKRLYDKPRSPYQRLLAAGVLNPAQETELAAYKATLKPVAMQRRITEIQQELTRLAGRKTARRNDQILWMVPGGWGARDAPSRG, encoded by the coding sequence ATGGCAGCCCGAGTCGAGATCACGAAGAAGTACGCCAAGGCCTATGCCGCGGCCCCGAAGAAGGGCAAGTCCCAGATCCTCGACCACGTGGTCGAGATCACCGGCTGGAACCGTGACCATGCCCGCCAGCAGTTGGTGGCCCGGTTGAAACAGGCCCCGGGACGGGCCACCGCGACGGTCGCGGTGATCGATCGGCGCAAGACCAAGGCGTGTAAGTACTCCTACGACGCCAGGCTGATCCTGCAGCGGGTATGGGCGGCCTCGGGGGGCAGCTGCGGGCAGTACCTCGCCGCATCCATGAGCGATCTGATCGATGCGATGGAAGCCGAAGGCGAACTGGTGCCTAGCCAGGACCGTTACAGCGCCGAGGTCAGGGCCGAGCTGGAATCGATGTCGGCGGCCACGATCGACCGGTACCTCGCACCGGCGCGGGCGAAGGACCCGATCCGAGGAAAGACCGCCACCAAGCCCGGCAGCCTGCTACGAAACTCGATCACCGTGCGTAAAGCCGGTGACGAGGTCGAAGCCGAACCCGGGTTCTTCGAAGTCGACACCGTGGCCCACTGCGGCCCCACGCTGAAGGGCGAGTTCGCCCGCAGCGTGAACTTCACCGACATGCACACCGGCTGGAGCTTCACCTACTCCATCCGCAACAACGCCCACCTCCACATCCGGACCGCGTTCGACCACTTCATCGCCCAGGTCCCGTTCGCGGTCACCGGGATCGATTGTGACAACGGCTCGGAGTTCATCAACCACGACCTGATCGGCTGGGCCGGCCAACGAGAGGTGTTCTTCACCCGGTCGCGGCCTTACAAGAAAAACGATCAAGCCACCATCGAATCGAAGAACAACCACCTCGTGCGCCGCTACGGCTTCTACCACCGCTACGACACCGCCACCGAACTCGCGTTACTCAACCAGCTATGGCCGCTGGTCAACGACCGGCTCAACTTCTTCACCCCCACGAAGAAACCCGAAGGCTGGGCCACCGACACCGTAGGGCGCCGCAAACGCCTCTACGACAAGCCACGCTCCCCCTACCAGAGGCTCCTGGCCGCCGGGGTCCTCAACCCCGCCCAGGAAACAGAACTAGCCGCCTACAAGGCCACCCTCAAACCCGTCGCAATGCAACGACGCATCACCGAGATCCAACAGGAGCTCACCCGACTCGCAGGCCGAAAGACAGCCCGGAGGAATGATCAAATCCTGTGGATGGTCCCCGGGGGCTGGGGTGCGAGGGACGCACCTTCTCGGGGATGA
- a CDS encoding IS256 family transposase has product MSNVVPEGWEANQGQPTEAREGDGPVLDEIVRDGARRMLAAALQAEVDAYIEQFQAEVDEQGRRLVVRNGYHAQRLVTTAAGAVEVRQPRVNDKRVDEATGKRARFASAILPRWARKSAQVAEVLPLLYLHGLSSNDFAPALEQFLGTGKGLSPAVITRLTRQWQDEARAFNERSLAGSDYVYMWVDGIHLKVRLDQDKVCLLVMIGVRSDGRKELIALADGFRESSESWADLLRDCKRRGMTAPTLAIGDGALGFWKAVRDVFPATKEQRCWWHKTGNVLAALPKSAQPGALAAIREIWQAEDKSHAKAAVKAFAAAYGTKWPKAAAKIVDDTDVLLAFFDYPAEHWVHLRTTNPIESTFATVRLRQRVTKGPGSRAAGIAMAFKLMQSAQNRWRAIRAPHLVAKVRAGATFKDGKLVEPDPSDQAIQQAA; this is encoded by the coding sequence ATGTCCAATGTAGTTCCCGAGGGCTGGGAGGCCAACCAGGGGCAGCCGACCGAGGCTCGAGAGGGAGACGGGCCGGTGCTTGATGAGATCGTGCGTGATGGTGCCCGGCGGATGCTGGCTGCGGCGTTGCAGGCCGAGGTCGACGCTTACATCGAGCAGTTCCAGGCGGAGGTGGACGAGCAGGGCCGCCGGCTGGTGGTGCGCAACGGCTACCACGCCCAGCGGCTGGTGACCACCGCCGCTGGCGCGGTCGAGGTCCGCCAGCCCAGGGTCAACGATAAGCGCGTCGATGAGGCCACCGGTAAGCGGGCAAGGTTCGCTTCGGCGATCCTGCCCAGGTGGGCGCGCAAATCGGCCCAGGTCGCCGAGGTGCTGCCGCTGTTGTATCTGCACGGCCTGTCGAGCAATGACTTCGCCCCCGCGTTGGAGCAGTTCCTGGGCACCGGCAAGGGCCTCTCGCCGGCGGTGATCACCCGGTTGACCAGGCAGTGGCAAGACGAGGCCCGGGCCTTCAACGAACGGTCCCTGGCGGGGTCGGACTACGTCTACATGTGGGTCGATGGGATCCACCTGAAGGTCCGTCTGGACCAGGACAAGGTCTGCCTGCTCGTCATGATCGGCGTCCGCTCTGATGGCCGCAAGGAGCTGATCGCCCTGGCCGACGGGTTCCGGGAATCCTCGGAGTCGTGGGCGGACCTGCTGCGGGACTGCAAACGCCGCGGCATGACCGCCCCCACCCTGGCCATCGGTGACGGGGCGCTCGGGTTCTGGAAGGCCGTCAGGGACGTGTTCCCGGCCACGAAGGAGCAACGGTGCTGGTGGCACAAGACCGGCAACGTGCTGGCCGCGCTGCCGAAGTCTGCCCAGCCGGGTGCGTTGGCCGCGATCCGGGAGATATGGCAGGCCGAAGACAAGTCCCACGCCAAGGCCGCTGTGAAGGCGTTCGCCGCCGCTTACGGCACCAAGTGGCCCAAGGCGGCTGCCAAGATCGTCGACGACACCGACGTGCTGCTGGCGTTCTTCGACTACCCCGCCGAGCACTGGGTCCATCTACGTACCACGAACCCGATCGAGTCGACATTCGCGACCGTCAGGCTCCGTCAGCGGGTCACGAAAGGCCCAGGCAGCCGGGCCGCTGGGATCGCGATGGCGTTCAAGCTGATGCAATCCGCGCAGAACAGGTGGCGAGCGATCCGGGCACCCCACCTCGTAGCCAAAGTCCGAGCAGGCGCCACCTTCAAAGACGGCAAACTCGTCGAACCAGACCCCTCCGACCAAGCCATCCAGCAGGCTGCCTGA
- a CDS encoding phosphotransferase — protein MGRPLHGRGRRRHTVHGDLRADNLLVRPDGEVVVIDWPWAFRGAQWIDAALLLIEVATSHLQDTTSPDPTAVLERVMADFHVDRDTVLGLMLGALGFFSNVSRRPDPPGLPTLRAFQRLQADALLAWLKRELDHVG, from the coding sequence GTGGGTCGACCGCTCCATGGCAGAGGTCGACGGCGACACACAGTCCACGGCGATCTGAGGGCGGACAACCTCCTTGTCCGGCCGGACGGAGAGGTCGTCGTCATCGACTGGCCCTGGGCCTTCAGGGGTGCCCAATGGATCGACGCCGCCCTGCTCCTGATCGAGGTGGCCACGAGTCACCTGCAGGACACGACCTCCCCGGACCCGACGGCGGTGCTCGAGCGCGTGATGGCCGACTTCCACGTGGACCGCGACACCGTGCTCGGCCTGATGCTCGGAGCGCTCGGCTTCTTCAGCAACGTCAGCCGCCGCCCCGATCCACCGGGTCTGCCGACGCTTCGGGCCTTCCAGAGGCTCCAGGCCGACGCGCTGCTCGCGTGGCTGAAGCGAGAACTGGATCACGTGGGTTGA
- a CDS encoding integrase catalytic domain-containing protein: MAARVEITKKYAKAYAAAPKKGKSQILDHVVEITGWNRDHARQQLVARLKQASGRATATVAVIDRRKTKACKYSYDARLILQRVWAASGGSCGQYLAASMSDLIDAMEAEGELVPSQDRYSAEVRAELESMSAATIDRYLAPARAKDPIRGKTATKPGSLLRNSITVRKAGDEVEAEPGFFEVDTVAHCGPTLKGEFARSVNFTDMHTGWSFTYSIRNNAHLHIRTAFDHFIAQVPFAVTGIDCDNGSEFINHDLIGWAGQREVFFTRSRPYKKNDQATIESKNNHLVRRYGFYHRYDTATELALLNQLWPLVNDRLNFFTPTKKPEGWATDTVGRRKRLYDKPRSPYQRLLAAGVLNPAQETELAAYKATLKPVAMQRRITEIQQELTRLAGRKTARLEQHIAWKAPDPAGLKTRAS, translated from the coding sequence ATGGCAGCCCGAGTCGAGATCACGAAGAAGTACGCCAAGGCCTATGCCGCGGCCCCGAAGAAGGGCAAGTCCCAGATCCTCGACCACGTGGTCGAGATCACCGGCTGGAACCGTGACCATGCCCGCCAGCAGTTGGTGGCCCGGTTGAAACAGGCTTCGGGACGGGCCACCGCGACGGTCGCGGTGATCGATCGGCGCAAGACCAAGGCGTGTAAGTACTCCTACGACGCCAGGCTGATCCTGCAGCGGGTATGGGCGGCCTCGGGGGGCAGCTGCGGGCAGTACCTCGCCGCATCCATGAGCGATCTGATCGATGCGATGGAAGCCGAAGGCGAACTGGTGCCTAGCCAGGACCGTTACAGCGCCGAGGTCAGGGCCGAGCTGGAATCGATGTCGGCGGCCACGATCGACCGGTACCTCGCACCGGCGCGGGCGAAGGACCCGATCCGAGGAAAGACCGCCACCAAGCCCGGCAGCCTGCTACGAAACTCGATCACCGTGCGTAAAGCCGGTGACGAGGTCGAAGCCGAACCCGGGTTCTTCGAAGTCGACACCGTGGCCCACTGCGGCCCCACGCTGAAGGGCGAGTTCGCCCGCAGCGTGAACTTCACCGACATGCACACCGGCTGGAGCTTCACCTACTCCATCCGCAACAACGCCCACCTCCACATCCGGACCGCGTTCGACCACTTCATCGCCCAGGTCCCGTTCGCGGTCACCGGGATCGATTGTGACAACGGCTCGGAGTTCATCAACCACGACCTGATCGGCTGGGCCGGCCAACGAGAGGTGTTCTTCACCCGGTCGCGGCCTTACAAGAAAAACGATCAAGCCACCATCGAATCGAAGAACAACCACCTCGTGCGCCGCTACGGCTTCTACCACCGCTACGACACCGCCACCGAACTCGCGTTACTCAACCAGCTATGGCCGCTGGTCAACGACCGGCTCAACTTCTTCACCCCCACGAAGAAACCCGAAGGCTGGGCCACCGACACCGTAGGGCGCCGCAAACGCCTCTACGACAAGCCACGCTCCCCCTACCAGAGGCTCCTGGCCGCCGGGGTCCTCAACCCCGCCCAGGAAACAGAACTAGCCGCCTACAAGGCCACCCTCAAACCCGTCGCAATGCAACGACGCATCACCGAGATCCAACAGGAGCTCACCCGACTCGCAGGCCGAAAGACAGCCCGTCTCGAACAACACATCGCATGGAAGGCACCCGACCCCGCCGGCCTCAAAACCCGGGCCAGCTAA
- a CDS encoding HIT family protein, whose protein sequence is MTDIICDIVAGRLDAEVVWRDETVIAFLDHRPVFKGHVLLAPVEHVATLTDAPAELIAPLFLQVQRFADAMVAGLAADGSFTAVNTVVSQSVPHLHVHVVPRRRKDGLRGFFWPRTKYADGEAAEYAERLRSGLG, encoded by the coding sequence ATGACCGACATCATCTGCGACATCGTCGCCGGGCGGCTCGACGCCGAGGTCGTCTGGCGCGACGAGACGGTCATCGCCTTCCTCGACCACCGGCCGGTGTTCAAGGGCCACGTGCTGCTGGCCCCCGTCGAGCACGTCGCGACGCTGACCGACGCCCCCGCTGAGCTGATCGCCCCGCTGTTCCTCCAGGTGCAACGCTTCGCCGACGCGATGGTCGCCGGCCTCGCCGCCGACGGGAGCTTCACCGCCGTCAACACGGTCGTCAGCCAGTCGGTGCCCCACCTGCACGTCCACGTCGTGCCGCGTCGCCGCAAGGACGGACTGCGCGGCTTCTTCTGGCCGAGGACGAAGTACGCGGACGGCGAGGCCGCCGAGTACGCGGAACGCCTGCGGTCGGGGCTCGGCTGA
- a CDS encoding MBL fold metallo-hydrolase encodes MTTNTSRPATDAVIAQHRQLTETLPFADEQDFEDAHRGFIAALSPAVVKAADGRVAWDNDSYAFLDGEAPDTVNPSLWRQSKLNIIQGLFEVVPGIYQIRGLDLSVMTVIEGERGVIVVDPLISSETAAAAMGLYREHRGDRPVTAPRSSEAHAARSAPDSARRRPWVR; translated from the coding sequence ATGACCACCAACACCAGTCGACCCGCGACCGACGCGGTCATCGCGCAACACAGGCAACTCACCGAGACCCTGCCCTTCGCGGACGAGCAGGACTTCGAGGACGCCCACCGTGGGTTCATCGCGGCCCTCTCCCCTGCCGTGGTGAAGGCCGCCGACGGTCGGGTGGCCTGGGACAACGACTCCTACGCCTTCCTCGACGGTGAGGCGCCGGACACGGTGAACCCGAGCCTGTGGCGGCAGTCGAAGCTCAACATCATCCAGGGCCTGTTCGAGGTGGTCCCGGGCATCTACCAGATCCGGGGTCTCGACCTTTCGGTGATGACGGTCATCGAGGGTGAGCGTGGCGTGATCGTCGTCGATCCGCTGATCTCAAGCGAGACCGCGGCGGCTGCGATGGGCCTGTACCGGGAGCACCGCGGCGACCGCCCGGTCACGGCGCCTCGCTCGAGCGAGGCCCACGCGGCCAGGTCGGCGCCGGACTCGGCCAGACGACGTCCGTGGGTTCGGTGA
- a CDS encoding site-specific integrase: MARKRGNGDDSIYKSGGRWYVQGSIDEGDRTVRRKVSATTKTAALAKWAERRADAARGAQRHSEYKTVGELLQHWIDVRSLELRYTTVTGYRHSIASHLIPYLGAMELKAVTAASVEHWQYQLSAGKKLSYSAVHQARVILKQAFDMAVRHRVLAGNPVTIARAPKKKATRIDPMTEAQAQQLLRSIAHDDAHARVRVLLAITLGLRQGELLALRWKDLDLTSSEPHLVVRASLQRQTGKGLVRVEPKTEKSRRTIHRGPVP, translated from the coding sequence ATGGCACGCAAGCGCGGCAACGGCGACGATTCGATCTACAAGAGCGGCGGCCGCTGGTACGTCCAAGGCTCCATCGACGAGGGCGATCGCACGGTCAGGCGCAAGGTCAGCGCAACCACCAAGACCGCAGCACTGGCCAAGTGGGCCGAGCGCAGGGCGGACGCGGCGCGCGGAGCTCAGCGCCACAGCGAGTACAAGACCGTCGGCGAACTGCTGCAGCACTGGATCGACGTACGCTCCCTGGAACTGCGCTACACCACCGTGACCGGCTACCGGCACTCGATCGCGAGCCACCTCATCCCCTACCTCGGAGCGATGGAGCTCAAGGCCGTGACCGCTGCGAGCGTCGAACACTGGCAGTATCAGCTCAGCGCAGGGAAGAAGCTGTCCTACTCCGCCGTCCATCAGGCACGAGTGATCCTGAAGCAGGCCTTCGACATGGCGGTCAGGCACAGGGTCCTGGCGGGCAACCCCGTCACCATCGCACGCGCACCCAAGAAGAAGGCGACCCGCATCGACCCCATGACAGAGGCGCAAGCACAGCAACTGCTGCGATCCATCGCTCACGACGACGCCCACGCCCGGGTCCGGGTCCTACTGGCCATCACCCTCGGGCTGCGCCAGGGCGAACTCCTTGCCCTGCGCTGGAAGGACCTCGACCTGACCTCCTCCGAGCCGCACCTTGTCGTTCGCGCCAGCCTCCAACGCCAAACAGGCAAAGGCCTCGTGCGGGTCGAAC
- a CDS encoding Ltp family lipoprotein codes for MNKTRASILALIMMVAGTLLPGFATTQAAADIDVYTTPGTHTVNGRQWKTVCSKYSSTIERCRTEIWATQITLTKGRFTQTNGWAFNNLTYKPVKHSLWGSNPLANPGTWTEAGRQWKTECGTAVTGRDGCRSFIYSTVYTRSGSAYKAINQWTFNNIVRLTPGSANFGAAKPTTPKPTTSTKREQAIKEARDYLNVMAFSRSGLIDQLEYEGYSTADSTYAVDSLKVDWRAQAVRMAKSYMSHSAFSRVGLIDQLEYEGFSTADSTYAVDSLKADWKAQAVLVGKGYLKMGAFSRAGLIDQLEFEGFSTSDATYGTDAQKANWNAQAARAAQEYLDYDDALTRAEMIDQLIYDLFTPAQAEYGATAVGL; via the coding sequence ATGAACAAGACCCGGGCCAGCATTCTCGCGCTGATCATGATGGTGGCAGGCACTCTGCTTCCAGGCTTTGCCACCACCCAGGCTGCGGCAGACATTGACGTCTACACGACCCCTGGCACCCACACCGTCAACGGACGACAGTGGAAGACCGTCTGCAGCAAATACTCCTCCACCATCGAGCGCTGCCGCACCGAGATCTGGGCCACCCAGATCACCCTCACCAAGGGCCGCTTCACCCAGACCAACGGCTGGGCCTTCAACAACCTCACCTACAAGCCCGTCAAGCACTCACTCTGGGGCAGCAACCCCCTGGCAAACCCCGGCACCTGGACCGAGGCCGGACGCCAGTGGAAGACCGAATGCGGCACCGCCGTCACCGGCCGCGACGGCTGCCGCAGCTTCATCTACAGCACCGTCTACACCCGCAGCGGATCGGCCTACAAGGCCATCAACCAGTGGACCTTCAACAACATCGTCCGCCTGACGCCCGGGTCGGCCAACTTCGGCGCCGCGAAGCCGACGACGCCCAAGCCGACGACATCGACGAAGCGGGAACAGGCGATCAAGGAGGCACGGGATTACCTGAATGTCATGGCCTTCTCGAGGTCTGGGCTGATCGATCAGCTTGAGTACGAGGGGTACAGCACCGCTGACTCCACCTACGCTGTCGACTCGCTCAAGGTCGACTGGAGGGCGCAGGCAGTGCGGATGGCCAAGAGCTACATGAGCCACTCCGCCTTCTCACGTGTCGGTCTCATCGACCAGTTGGAGTACGAGGGTTTCAGCACCGCTGACTCCACCTACGCGGTGGACTCACTCAAGGCCGATTGGAAGGCGCAGGCTGTCCTCGTCGGCAAGGGCTACCTCAAGATGGGTGCGTTCTCGAGGGCTGGTTTGATCGATCAGCTCGAGTTCGAGGGCTTCAGCACCAGCGATGCCACGTACGGGACTGACGCGCAGAAGGCCAACTGGAATGCCCAGGCCGCACGCGCGGCGCAGGAGTATCTCGACTACGACGACGCCTTGACGAGGGCCGAAATGATCGACCAACTGATCTATGACCTCTTCACACCTGCCCAGGCCGAGTACGGCGCAACGGCCGTCGGACTCTGA
- a CDS encoding IS256 family transposase, with protein sequence MSNVVPEGWEANQGQPTEAREGDGPVLDEIVRDGARRMLAAALQAEVDAYIEQFQAEVDEQGRRLVVRNGYHAQRLVTTAAGAVEVRQPRVNDKRVDEATGKRARFASAILPRWARKSAQVAEVLPLLYLHGLSSNDFAPALEQFLGTGKGLSPAVITRLTRQWQDEARAFNERSLAGSDYVYMWVDGIHLKVRLDQDKVCLLVMIGVRSDGRKELIALADGFRESSESWADLLRDCKRRGMTAPTLAIGDGALGFWKAVRDVFPATKEQRCWWHKTGNVLAALPKSAQPGALAAIREIWQAEDKPHAKAAVKAFAAAYGTKWPKAAAKIVDDTDVLLAFFDYPAEHWVHLRTTNPIESTFATVRLRQRVTKGPGSRAAGIAMAFKLMQSAQNRWRAIRAPHLVAKVRAGATFKDGKLVEPDPSDQAIQQAA encoded by the coding sequence ATGTCCAATGTAGTTCCCGAGGGCTGGGAGGCCAACCAGGGGCAGCCGACCGAGGCTCGAGAGGGAGACGGGCCGGTGCTTGATGAGATCGTGCGTGATGGTGCCCGGCGGATGCTGGCTGCGGCGTTGCAGGCCGAGGTCGACGCTTACATCGAGCAGTTCCAGGCGGAGGTGGACGAGCAGGGCCGCCGGCTGGTGGTGCGCAACGGCTACCACGCCCAGCGGCTGGTGACCACCGCCGCTGGCGCGGTCGAGGTCCGCCAGCCCAGGGTCAACGATAAGCGCGTCGATGAGGCCACCGGTAAGCGGGCAAGGTTCGCTTCGGCGATCCTGCCCAGGTGGGCGCGCAAATCGGCCCAGGTCGCCGAGGTGCTGCCGCTGTTGTATCTGCACGGCCTGTCGAGCAATGACTTCGCCCCCGCGTTGGAGCAGTTCCTGGGCACCGGCAAGGGCCTCTCGCCGGCGGTGATCACCCGGTTGACCAGGCAGTGGCAAGACGAGGCCCGGGCCTTCAACGAACGGTCCCTGGCGGGGTCGGACTACGTCTACATGTGGGTCGATGGGATCCACCTGAAGGTCCGTCTGGACCAGGACAAGGTCTGCCTGCTCGTCATGATCGGCGTCCGCTCTGATGGCCGCAAGGAGCTGATCGCCCTGGCCGACGGGTTCCGGGAATCCTCGGAGTCGTGGGCGGACCTGCTGCGGGACTGCAAACGCCGCGGCATGACCGCCCCCACCCTGGCCATCGGTGACGGGGCGCTCGGGTTCTGGAAGGCCGTCAGGGACGTGTTCCCGGCCACGAAGGAGCAACGGTGCTGGTGGCACAAGACCGGCAACGTGCTGGCCGCGCTGCCGAAGTCTGCCCAGCCGGGTGCGTTGGCCGCGATCCGGGAGATATGGCAGGCCGAAGACAAGCCCCACGCCAAGGCCGCTGTGAAGGCGTTCGCCGCCGCTTACGGCACCAAGTGGCCCAAGGCGGCTGCCAAGATCGTCGACGACACCGACGTGCTGCTGGCGTTCTTCGACTACCCCGCCGAGCACTGGGTCCATCTACGTACCACGAACCCGATCGAGTCGACATTCGCGACCGTCAGGCTCCGTCAGCGGGTCACGAAAGGCCCAGGCAGCCGGGCCGCTGGGATCGCGATGGCGTTCAAGCTGATGCAATCCGCGCAGAACAGGTGGCGAGCGATCCGGGCACCCCACCTCGTAGCCAAAGTCCGAGCAGGCGCCACCTTCAAAGACGGCAAACTCGTCGAACCAGACCCCTCCGACCAAGCCATCCAGCAGGCTGCCTGA
- a CDS encoding glycerophosphodiester phosphodiesterase, giving the protein MTAIWAHRGACAYAPENTVPAFEVAVQMKADGVEIDVQRSADGHIVVIHDETINRTSNGVGRVVDLTLEELRRCDLTNGFAGRRNVKIPTLRDALDVFRPTSMTVNIELKNSVELYPGMEDEVLRIVQEMGMEDQVVYSSFNHFSLANLRGRVAKDNIALLISDGLYDPWLYADWFGAGAINPAYQALQQPNYVWLSDEKGIKVNPWTVNRDEDAIRLKNLGVDAIITDFPDRVGEAVRHPEYRSHF; this is encoded by the coding sequence GTGACTGCTATCTGGGCCCATCGTGGCGCGTGTGCCTATGCCCCCGAGAACACCGTCCCCGCCTTCGAGGTCGCCGTCCAGATGAAGGCCGACGGCGTCGAGATCGACGTGCAGCGCAGCGCGGACGGGCACATCGTCGTCATCCATGACGAGACGATCAACCGCACCTCCAACGGCGTCGGCCGGGTCGTCGACCTGACGCTTGAGGAACTGCGCCGCTGCGACCTCACCAACGGCTTCGCCGGGCGGCGCAACGTCAAGATCCCGACGCTGCGTGACGCGCTCGACGTGTTCCGGCCCACGTCCATGACGGTCAACATCGAACTGAAGAACTCGGTCGAGTTGTACCCGGGCATGGAGGACGAGGTGCTGCGGATCGTGCAGGAGATGGGGATGGAGGACCAGGTCGTCTACTCCTCCTTCAACCACTTCTCGCTAGCCAACCTGCGTGGCCGGGTCGCGAAGGACAACATCGCGCTGCTGATCAGTGACGGGCTCTACGACCCGTGGCTCTACGCCGACTGGTTCGGCGCTGGCGCGATCAACCCCGCCTATCAGGCGCTCCAGCAGCCGAACTACGTCTGGCTCTCCGACGAGAAGGGCATCAAGGTCAACCCGTGGACCGTCAACCGTGACGAGGACGCGATCCGGCTCAAGAACCTGGGCGTCGACGCCATCATCACCGACTTCCCCGATCGCGTAGGCGAGGCCGTCCGCCACCCGGAGTACCGCTCCCACTTCTGA
- a CDS encoding 1,4-dihydroxy-2-naphthoyl-CoA synthase, whose protein sequence is MTNPFRPELWTPVEGFDFTDITYHRANDVPAVRIAFDRPEVRNAFRPHTVDELYTALEHARTSSDVGCVLLTGNGPSEKDGGWAFCSGGDQRIRGRAGYQYAEGETSESVDAAKLGRLHILEVQRLIRFMPKVVIALVNGWAAGGGHSLHVVADLTLASREHAKFKQTDADVGSFDAGYGSAYLARQVGQKFAREIFFLGDVHDAEDAHRMGMVNRVIDHERLEDVGLEWAAKICGKSPTAQRMLKYAFNAIDDGLVGQQIFAGETTRLAYMTDEAVEGRDSFLEKRAPDWSKFPYYY, encoded by the coding sequence ATGACCAACCCGTTCCGCCCCGAACTCTGGACGCCGGTCGAAGGATTCGACTTCACCGACATCACCTATCACCGCGCCAACGACGTGCCAGCGGTGCGGATTGCCTTCGACCGACCTGAGGTCCGCAACGCCTTCCGTCCGCACACCGTCGACGAGCTGTACACGGCCCTCGAGCACGCGCGGACCTCGTCCGACGTCGGCTGCGTCCTGCTCACGGGTAACGGGCCGTCCGAGAAGGACGGCGGCTGGGCATTCTGCTCTGGTGGCGACCAGCGCATCCGCGGACGGGCCGGCTACCAGTACGCCGAGGGGGAGACGTCCGAGAGCGTCGATGCGGCAAAGCTCGGCCGGCTGCACATCCTCGAGGTGCAGCGCCTGATCCGGTTCATGCCGAAGGTCGTCATCGCGCTGGTCAACGGGTGGGCCGCAGGCGGTGGCCACTCGCTGCACGTCGTCGCCGACCTGACGCTCGCCTCGCGCGAGCACGCGAAGTTCAAGCAGACCGACGCCGATGTCGGCTCGTTCGACGCTGGCTACGGGTCGGCCTACCTCGCCCGCCAGGTCGGCCAGAAGTTCGCCCGCGAGATCTTCTTCCTCGGTGACGTGCACGACGCCGAGGACGCCCACCGGATGGGCATGGTCAACCGGGTGATCGACCACGAACGGCTCGAAGACGTCGGCCTCGAATGGGCGGCGAAGATCTGCGGAAAGTCGCCCACCGCCCAGCGCATGCTGAAGTACGCCTTCAACGCGATCGACGACGGGCTGGTCGGCCAGCAGATCTTCGCGGGGGAGACGACCCGCCTGGCCTACATGACCGACGAGGCCGTCGAGGGCCGCGACTCCTTCCTCGAGAAGCGCGCGCCTGACTGGTCGAAGTTCCCGTACTACTACTAG